One region of Jonesiaceae bacterium BS-20 genomic DNA includes:
- a CDS encoding amidohydrolase family protein, with protein MSTILSNIRPWGEPASDVLVDISGSITAVQPHDPGRIVGPEVTVIDGRGLLGLPTFINAHAHVDKSWLGLPWQSYGGQATTQGRIAWEREHRDRLGIPSTSITSAVLRDFLKHGTTAIRTHVDVDLGLGLHGIEVVREAVADLNGAMTAQIVAFPQDGVLRRPGVDQLLRKAASAGVDFIGGLDPASIDRDPVGQLDLLFDIAADTGAGIDIHLHDPAELGAFQFDLIIERTQKYGLPQGKVNVAHGFALAQVDPTRRAELLAAMAELGITMTTVAPLRLPQLPLAEFDAAGVNFGFGTDGIRDLWSPYGTGDSLGIAWQYARASSIVKDEDLLRVVKILTSGAAALVGREVHDLVPGARADIVLLDAENPMDALVRVPRRELVISQGNIVHQE; from the coding sequence ATGTCTACGATCCTTAGCAATATTCGCCCTTGGGGTGAGCCGGCGTCCGACGTTCTCGTTGATATCTCAGGCAGTATCACCGCAGTCCAACCACATGACCCGGGCCGGATTGTTGGGCCCGAAGTCACCGTCATTGACGGGCGCGGACTACTTGGCCTGCCCACGTTCATCAATGCTCACGCCCACGTGGATAAGTCATGGCTGGGATTACCTTGGCAGTCCTATGGTGGTCAGGCCACCACCCAGGGCCGGATTGCGTGGGAGCGGGAGCATCGTGACCGGCTTGGTATTCCCTCCACTTCCATTACATCCGCCGTGCTGCGGGATTTCCTCAAGCACGGCACCACCGCGATCCGTACCCACGTCGATGTTGACCTAGGCCTTGGGCTACACGGCATTGAGGTAGTACGTGAGGCCGTCGCTGATCTTAATGGCGCCATGACCGCGCAGATCGTGGCATTTCCCCAAGATGGCGTGCTGCGCCGCCCGGGTGTGGATCAGCTGTTGCGGAAAGCAGCCAGCGCCGGTGTAGACTTCATTGGCGGGCTCGATCCAGCAAGCATTGACCGTGATCCCGTTGGCCAGTTAGACCTACTCTTTGATATTGCCGCTGACACCGGAGCCGGGATCGATATCCACCTGCACGATCCGGCCGAGCTTGGTGCCTTCCAATTTGACCTGATTATCGAGCGCACACAAAAGTACGGACTGCCCCAAGGAAAGGTCAACGTTGCCCACGGTTTCGCGCTAGCCCAAGTTGACCCCACTCGCCGCGCCGAGCTCCTAGCCGCGATGGCCGAGCTTGGCATCACGATGACCACGGTTGCTCCGCTGCGCCTTCCCCAGCTACCGCTGGCCGAGTTTGATGCGGCCGGGGTGAACTTTGGTTTTGGAACCGATGGCATCCGCGACTTGTGGTCCCCGTACGGAACCGGTGACAGTCTGGGGATCGCTTGGCAATACGCCCGGGCGAGCTCGATTGTGAAAGACGAGGATCTGTTGCGCGTAGTTAAGATACTGACAAGTGGAGCGGCGGCCCTTGTGGGCCGGGAAGTCCATGATCTCGTTCCCGGAGCGCGCGCAGATATAGTCCTACTCGACGCGGAGAACCCGATGGACGCGTTAGTACGCGTTCCCCGCCGGGAACTGGTCATCTCCCAAGGCAACATAGTTCATCAGGAGTAA
- a CDS encoding TspO/MBR family protein, translated as MGSLATIPNTKGWYLDVEKVAWNPSNWVFGSAWSLLYLLITLAGFLIWRSGCVGQGQENAAKSVLWAFGIQLGLNSIWKPIF; from the coding sequence GTGGGTTCACTTGCGACCATCCCAAATACCAAGGGATGGTACTTGGACGTCGAAAAAGTGGCTTGGAATCCATCAAACTGGGTGTTCGGTTCCGCGTGGTCTTTGCTGTATCTGCTGATCACGCTGGCGGGGTTCCTCATCTGGCGGTCGGGGTGTGTAGGTCAGGGACAGGAGAACGCTGCCAAGAGCGTGCTGTGGGCGTTCGGAATCCAACTTGGTTTGAACTCGATCTGGAAGCCAATCTTCTAG
- a CDS encoding type II toxin-antitoxin system VapC family toxin, producing MNYLLDTNVISALRVRGKNPRIEAWASVAPLSTLFTSAISIAEIERGICAKERTDPTQGRTLRLWLENNVLPSFANRILPFDLGAARILGSYRVPEHAPYDDALIASIAQANGLTVATRNTRHFIPLGVACVNPWEHS from the coding sequence ATGAATTACCTCTTGGATACCAATGTGATCTCTGCATTACGGGTCCGAGGCAAGAATCCCCGTATCGAGGCGTGGGCATCTGTGGCCCCATTGAGCACACTATTCACGTCAGCAATTTCAATCGCCGAGATCGAACGAGGCATATGTGCAAAAGAGCGAACCGATCCAACCCAAGGACGCACCCTACGCCTGTGGCTAGAGAACAACGTCTTACCCTCATTCGCAAACCGGATTTTGCCTTTTGACTTAGGAGCCGCACGTATCTTGGGCTCCTACCGTGTCCCAGAACATGCACCCTACGATGACGCCCTCATTGCCTCTATTGCGCAGGCTAACGGGTTAACGGTCGCAACTAGGAACACTAGACACTTCATACCCTTGGGAGTTGCTTGCGTGAATCCTTGGGAACATTCTTAA
- a CDS encoding Arc family DNA-binding protein has product MEQILIRNLPTGTKAALKLQAREHNRSVEAELRAIVTAAIAQRPTTLVDLLSVDEGHEFEFEPGRVGLTARTAQL; this is encoded by the coding sequence GTGGAACAGATACTTATCCGCAATCTGCCAACGGGCACAAAGGCCGCTCTCAAGCTGCAAGCTAGAGAACATAACCGTTCGGTCGAAGCAGAATTACGCGCAATTGTGACCGCCGCAATTGCGCAGCGACCAACCACATTGGTAGATCTGCTGTCCGTAGATGAAGGTCACGAGTTTGAATTTGAGCCAGGTCGCGTTGGCCTGACCGCACGGACTGCCCAACTATGA
- a CDS encoding ankyrin repeat domain-containing protein: MTTSSTLLRRSHGRHRLPAALLAFAVTAGFMTGCADASPGSPIEASTSTESSAPSKATPQASGENMTATDQLFAAASANNAPAAQAALDAGAELEAADNSGRTPLVAATKAEATEVAILLLEAGANPNAKDNMQDSAFLYAGAEGLDEILVATLAHGADVNSTNRYGGTALIPASEHGYVSTVAILIDAGVPVDHINNLSWNALHEAIVLGNGSAEHIETVRLLINAGADVTIPDGAGVSPRELASSRGYQAIMDLIDGALAH; the protein is encoded by the coding sequence ATGACAACTAGTTCGACTCTCTTACGGCGCTCGCACGGCAGGCACCGCCTGCCCGCCGCGCTGCTTGCGTTCGCGGTGACGGCGGGATTCATGACAGGCTGCGCCGATGCCTCCCCCGGTTCACCCATTGAAGCAAGCACCAGCACGGAAAGTTCCGCACCCAGCAAAGCCACTCCACAGGCATCGGGAGAAAATATGACCGCAACCGACCAACTCTTTGCAGCCGCTTCCGCCAATAATGCACCCGCTGCCCAAGCCGCACTTGACGCCGGGGCCGAGCTCGAAGCGGCCGACAACTCGGGGCGCACCCCACTTGTCGCAGCGACAAAAGCAGAAGCAACGGAGGTTGCGATCTTGCTGCTGGAAGCCGGAGCAAATCCCAACGCCAAGGACAACATGCAAGACTCAGCGTTCTTGTATGCCGGCGCTGAGGGCTTGGATGAAATCTTGGTTGCCACGCTCGCTCATGGCGCCGACGTGAACAGCACAAACCGCTACGGCGGCACCGCGCTCATCCCCGCAAGCGAACACGGATATGTTTCAACGGTCGCAATCCTGATCGACGCCGGTGTCCCCGTCGATCACATCAACAACCTGTCCTGGAACGCGCTCCATGAGGCAATCGTGCTGGGCAATGGATCCGCCGAACACATTGAAACCGTACGGCTCCTCATCAACGCGGGCGCCGACGTCACCATCCCCGATGGCGCCGGGGTCTCCCCGCGAGAACTTGCCTCCAGCAGGGGTTACCAAGCAATCATGGACCTCATTGACGGCGCGCTTGCCCATTGA